One window from the genome of Myxococcota bacterium encodes:
- the dbpB gene encoding DGQHR domain-containing protein DpdB, translating into MPRPASKLRRRALRLRQPGGHPLYMFSLRGDELLRIADISRVSRSEAGKLLGYQRPEVRRHVKDIVEYLNSDDVLFPNSLILALDSKVKFTKSRGPNVGDDLVEAGTLEIPLPNEDEEKPAWIVDGQQRALAISKSERKDLAVPVNAFVADAIDLQRDQFLRVNNTRPLPRGLITELLPEVTTPLPARLAARKIPSALCDLLAADEESPFYGMIRRASTSSDKKKGAVVTDTSVINMLEESLGSASGCLFPYRNIATGETDFDGIRNLLFTYWSAVANVFHDAWGKSPGESRLMHGTGIRSMGRLMDKVMAGIDPADPRAMKKVEKELAVIAPVCRWTSGTWEDLNDTPWDAIENTPRHVRVLSNFLIRTYVQSRGTRS; encoded by the coding sequence ATGCCCAGACCCGCTAGCAAGCTACGCCGCCGTGCCTTACGGCTCAGGCAACCTGGCGGCCACCCCCTCTATATGTTCAGCCTGCGTGGCGACGAACTACTTCGTATCGCGGATATCTCGCGTGTGTCGAGATCGGAAGCAGGAAAGCTTCTCGGGTACCAACGGCCTGAGGTACGACGGCACGTCAAGGACATCGTCGAGTATCTCAACAGCGACGATGTTCTCTTCCCGAACAGCCTCATCCTCGCGCTCGACTCCAAGGTCAAGTTCACGAAAAGCCGTGGTCCCAACGTAGGTGACGATCTCGTAGAAGCCGGGACTCTTGAGATTCCGCTTCCCAACGAGGATGAGGAGAAGCCGGCCTGGATCGTGGATGGACAGCAGCGCGCGCTTGCCATCTCGAAGTCGGAGCGAAAGGACTTGGCTGTACCAGTCAATGCATTCGTTGCCGATGCGATCGACCTTCAGCGCGATCAGTTTCTCCGCGTCAACAACACGCGCCCACTTCCGAGGGGACTCATCACCGAACTCCTCCCGGAAGTGACGACCCCGCTGCCCGCTCGCCTCGCGGCGCGGAAGATTCCCTCGGCGCTTTGCGATCTCCTCGCAGCGGACGAGGAGTCTCCGTTCTACGGGATGATCCGTCGCGCCTCGACGTCCTCCGACAAGAAGAAGGGAGCCGTCGTCACCGATACATCTGTCATCAACATGCTCGAGGAGAGCCTGGGCTCTGCCTCCGGCTGTCTCTTTCCGTATCGAAATATCGCGACCGGCGAGACGGACTTTGACGGAATTCGCAATCTACTGTTCACCTACTGGAGCGCCGTAGCCAACGTCTTCCATGACGCGTGGGGGAAGTCGCCGGGCGAAAGCCGATTGATGCACGGTACAGGCATCCGATCGATGGGACGCCTCATGGATAAGGTGATGGCGGGTATCGATCCGGCGGATCCGCGTGCGATGAAGAAGGTCGAGAAGGAGCTCGCGGTCATCGCCCCCGTGTGCCGCTGGACAAGCGGCACTTGGGAAGATCTCAACGATACGCCGTGGGACGCGATCGAGAACACTCCGCGGCACGTGCGCGTTCTCAGCAACTTTCTCATCCGTACCTATGTGCAGAGCCGCGGGACGAGGTCGTGA
- the dpdA gene encoding tRNA-guanine transglycosylase DpdA, with protein sequence MKFFLPDSSDLVDPTFDFESESRSLHRVRHRDDLYAHEVFDSPPLDGVLVSKGIVDGIASSSRYTMAQRQRLLRVGVREFFRLDEGKRGIRIEAMGDCGAFSYVNERKPPYTVEEVLDFYSLCGFDSGLSVDHVILPYQADLDCGLPGVNAPPRDWTERQQLTIELASSFLKEHRARRDRFVAIGVAQGWSPKSYAEAVVALQKQGYRRIAIGGIVPLKTHELMEVMEAVAGVRRDATQFHLLGVSRCERLVELSRFGATSFDSTSPLRQAFKDNTDNYHTHHVRRRTYTAIRVPQVEGNPKVQRAIAAGRLEFEQARKLEQRALQTLIEFDRRAATVEDCLNDLREYSNLVGLDKEFRESSYRRTLEDRPWKNCKCRVCKDLGIHVAIFRGAERNRRRGFHNIYALYERLKRERAKSC encoded by the coding sequence GTGAAATTCTTTCTCCCGGATAGCTCCGACCTGGTCGACCCTACGTTTGACTTTGAATCGGAGAGTCGATCGCTGCATCGAGTGCGGCATCGAGACGACCTCTACGCACACGAGGTCTTCGATTCCCCACCGCTCGACGGCGTGCTCGTGTCCAAGGGAATCGTCGACGGAATTGCGAGTTCGAGTCGGTACACGATGGCGCAGCGCCAGCGATTGCTCCGAGTCGGCGTGCGCGAGTTCTTTCGCCTCGACGAGGGGAAGCGCGGTATCCGAATCGAAGCCATGGGAGACTGCGGCGCGTTTTCGTACGTCAACGAACGAAAACCGCCGTACACCGTCGAGGAAGTCCTCGATTTCTATTCCTTGTGTGGATTCGATTCTGGGCTTTCGGTGGATCACGTGATCCTGCCGTATCAGGCGGATCTCGATTGCGGACTTCCCGGTGTCAATGCGCCACCTCGTGACTGGACCGAGCGACAGCAACTCACGATCGAGCTCGCCTCGTCGTTCCTCAAGGAGCACCGAGCTCGTAGGGATCGCTTCGTCGCGATCGGCGTCGCTCAGGGCTGGAGCCCGAAGTCTTACGCCGAGGCCGTGGTCGCGCTCCAGAAGCAAGGCTACCGACGTATCGCGATCGGAGGCATCGTGCCTCTCAAAACGCATGAACTCATGGAGGTGATGGAGGCGGTCGCCGGTGTACGACGCGACGCAACTCAATTTCACCTTCTGGGCGTTTCGCGATGTGAGAGGCTCGTGGAGCTATCGCGGTTCGGTGCGACAAGCTTCGACAGCACCTCTCCTCTTCGGCAAGCCTTCAAAGACAACACGGACAACTACCACACACATCATGTAAGGCGCCGAACGTACACCGCGATTCGCGTTCCGCAGGTTGAGGGTAACCCCAAGGTCCAGCGAGCGATCGCGGCGGGCCGCCTCGAGTTCGAACAAGCGCGGAAACTCGAGCAACGAGCGCTCCAGACGCTCATCGAGTTTGATCGTCGCGCTGCAACCGTCGAGGATTGCCTCAACGACTTGCGGGAGTACTCGAACCTAGTCGGACTCGATAAGGAGTTCCGGGAGTCGTCCTATCGGCGGACTCTCGAGGATCGTCCGTGGAAGAACTGCAAGTGCCGAGTGTGCAAGGACCTCGGCATTCATGTCGCGATCTTCAGGGGCGCGGAGAGAAATCGGCGTCGCGGATTTCACAACATCTATGCGCTGTATGAACGACTTAAGCGCGAACGCGCCAAGTCGTGCTGA
- the dbpB gene encoding DGQHR domain-containing protein DpdB, protein MPTKSQTTTELSIPAIRVEQGKNRFLYTFAVDGKIVPKFATVSRIKRTASGEVAGYQRPEILSHIAEIRAYLESEEPMVPNAVVVAFDARVTFRPDERASGFAIPGTLSIPIDSELADFEKPGWVVDGQQRLAAIRDARIDRFPICAVSFIADDLRDQAEQFILVNSTKPLPKGLIYELLPSTAAQLPSLLQRRRLPALLLERLNTDADSPLHGMIRTPTIPTGIIKDNSILRMIENSLTDGALYRFRASPADEDDLESMLRVLNSFWAAVASVFKTAWGISPRRSRLMHGAGIVSMGFVMDAIADRHCETGIPDATAFEADIQPLADVCRWTDGYWDFGPGAQRKWNELQNTHKDIQLLANYLLVQYRARVWDRE, encoded by the coding sequence ATGCCGACCAAGAGCCAAACGACGACAGAACTCTCCATCCCGGCGATTCGCGTCGAACAGGGCAAGAACCGCTTCCTCTACACGTTTGCGGTCGATGGCAAGATCGTTCCGAAGTTCGCGACCGTGTCGAGAATCAAGCGCACGGCGAGCGGCGAAGTTGCCGGCTACCAGCGACCGGAGATTCTCTCGCACATCGCCGAGATTCGAGCCTATCTAGAATCTGAGGAACCGATGGTTCCCAACGCGGTCGTAGTCGCTTTCGATGCGCGCGTAACGTTCAGACCCGACGAGCGCGCCAGTGGGTTCGCGATTCCTGGAACACTCTCGATTCCCATCGATAGCGAGCTCGCCGACTTCGAGAAGCCGGGCTGGGTCGTCGACGGCCAACAGCGACTCGCGGCGATCCGAGATGCGCGAATCGATCGATTTCCGATCTGTGCAGTGTCTTTCATCGCAGATGACCTTCGCGACCAGGCGGAGCAGTTCATTCTCGTGAACTCGACGAAGCCCCTTCCGAAGGGACTCATCTACGAATTGCTGCCATCGACCGCAGCACAACTCCCATCGCTTCTTCAGCGTCGTCGACTTCCCGCTCTACTTCTCGAGCGGCTCAACACCGACGCCGATTCGCCGCTACACGGGATGATCCGCACCCCAACCATTCCGACTGGCATCATCAAGGACAACTCCATCCTACGCATGATCGAGAACAGCCTCACGGACGGTGCCCTCTATCGCTTCCGAGCGAGTCCGGCCGACGAGGACGATCTCGAGTCCATGTTGCGCGTGTTGAACAGCTTTTGGGCCGCCGTCGCGTCTGTCTTCAAGACCGCCTGGGGGATTTCGCCGCGACGCTCGCGGCTCATGCATGGCGCCGGAATCGTAAGCATGGGCTTCGTCATGGATGCGATCGCAGACCGCCACTGCGAGACCGGTATTCCTGACGCCACGGCTTTTGAAGCAGACATCCAGCCTCTCGCCGATGTCTGCCGCTGGACCGATGGCTACTGGGACTTTGGTCCCGGCGCACAGCGCAAGTGGAACGAGTTACAGAACACGCACAAGGACATCCAGCTCCTCGCGAACTACCTGCTCGTTCAGTACAGGGCGAGGGTCTGGGATCGCGAATAG